GGGCGCCGGCGTCTACGACGAGCAGGGCAATCTGATCGGCATGGTGGGCGCCCACGCGGACAATGCCGCGTCGCTCTACATGGTGCTGCCCGTCGAGTGGATTGCGACCGTGGCGGCGAAGATGCCGGCCGTCGACCTGCCGCTCCAATCGACCGCCTGGATGAGCCAGGCGCGCGCGTACGCGGTGGCGAACGACGTCGACGGGCTGATTCGCCATGACCTTGCATGGACGGCAGCGCGACCGCAAAGCGCGTGGGCTTGGAACAACCTCGGCAATGCCTATCACATGAGCCGGCTGCCCGATCGCGGTGCGCTCAGCCTGGCCGCCTATCGCCGTTCGGTCGAAAACGACCCGTCGTACGTATTTGGCTGGAGTTCGCTCGGCAACACCTATGCCGAGCTGGGGCAGATGGATCGCGCACTCGACGCGTTTCATGCCGGCATGCGTGCCGATCCGTCGGACGCGATGCTGCCGATGAATCTCGGCATCGCGTATTTGCGGCGCGGCGACAAGGCCGCTGCGCGACCGTTGTTCGAACGGGGCGTACATGAGCTGTCTGGTTCGCGCCAGGCCGACGCGTGGAGTCTGCTGGCCTCGACGCAGCCGGATGCCCAGGCCACCATCGGCGTGCTGCACGACGGGTTGAAGGCCTTTCCCGGCGATATGCGGCTTTGGTACGCACTCGGCCGCGCGCAATACGATCTCGGCCACCTCGCGGACGCGATCGCCAGTTACCAGCACGCACTGAGCGCGCAGAAGGGCAGCGATCCCGCCACGACCGCACTCATTCAGGGTGCGCTAACCCAGGCGTATGCGCTGCAAGGTCAGTCCGGCAATGCGTCCACCGCGATGCACAGTGCGGTTGAAGCGGCGCCGGACAATGCCGAATACTGGTTGCGGCTCGGCGCGCTGTACATGACGCAGTCGAACTACGTCGATGCGTTGAGTGCACTTGATCGATCCATCAAGCTGAACGACGGAGACGTGAGGGCATGGCGGATGCACGGCGTGACGCTGGCGCAACTGGGCCAGCATGTGCAGGCCGTCGCATCGTTCCGGCGCGCGGTTGCGCTGGACGAATCGCTACCGGCGGGGTGGGTGGTGCTCGCGGGCGAGCTGAACCAGATCGGCCAGCCCGACGAAGCGTCGACCGCGGCGGCGCATGCATTGAAGCTTGACCCGTCGAACCGGCTGGCGCGGGAGGCGATGGGCATCGCGGCGATTCGCGGCAAGCGGCCCGACGCGGCAGTCGGGATCTTCGAGGATTTGAACCGCGCGTATCCCGACGACGCGCAACTCATGGCCAACCTGGCGGTCGCTTATCGCCGCACCGGGCGGGCCGATGACGCGGTGCAGTTGTATCGCCGCGTCAAGACGCTCGACCCGACGCTGGCGCAGCGGCTGTACGACGAGGAGCTCAAGGGCGTCGCGACCCCTTGATCCGCGCGGACAAGGCGGCGGCAGTCACGGCGCGCACAACGAAAAACGCCACCCGAAGGTGGCGTTTTTTCATCGTGCATCAAGCATCGCGCCGAAGCGCCACCATCACTCGCTGCCGAGATAGAAGAAGCGGAACAGGAACACGGCTGCGATGAGCCACACGATCGGCTTGACCGAGCGGGCCTGGCCCGTCAGCAGCTTGAGGCCGCCGTAAGCGATGAAGCCGAATGCCACACCGTTCGCGATCGAGTACGTGAACGGCATCAGCAGCGCGGTCAGTGCAGCCGGCACGGCTTCCGTTGCATCGTCCCACGGCACCTCGACCATCTCGCGCAGCATCAGGCACGACACGTACAGCAGTGCCGGTGCCGTGGCGTACGCCGGCACGACGCCGGCGAGCGGCGCGATGAACAGGCACGCGAGGAACAGCACTGCGACGGTGATGGCCGTCACGCCCGTGCGGCCGCCGGCCTGCACGCCCGACGCGCTTTCGATATACGCGGTGGTCGACGACGTTCCGAGCACCGAGCCCGCGACGATCGCCGTGCTGTCGGCGAGCAGCGCCTTGTTCAGGCGGTTCATCTTGCCTTCGACGAGCAGGCCCGCGCGGTTCGCGACGCCCATCAGCGTGCCCGTCGCGTCGAACAGCTCGACGAGGAAGAACACGAGGATCACGTTGATGATGCCGGTCGACAGCGCCGCGCGGATGTCGAGCTTGAACAGCGTCGCGTCGATCGACGGCGGCGCGGAGAACACGCCGTGGAACTGGTTGTCACCGAAGAAGAACGACAGGATCGTGACGCCGATGATGCCGATCAGGATCGCGCCGCGCACGCGCAGGTGGTCGAGCGTGACGATCGTGAAGAAGCCGACGATCGCGAGGATCGTGTCGTGCTTGTGCAGGTCGCCCAGCGTGACGAGCGTGGCCGGGTTGCCGACGATCACACCCGAGGTCTTCAGCGAGATGATGCCGAGGAACAGGCCGATACCCGCGGTGATCGAGATCCGCAGCGATTTCGGAATGCCGTTGACGATCGCCTCGCGTACGCGGAACAGCGTGACGAGCAGGAACAGGCAGCCCGAGATGAACACCGCGCCGAGCGCGGCCTGCCACGTGAAGCCCATCCCCTTGACGACCGTGTACGCGAAATACGCGTTCAGGCCCATGCCGGGCGCGCACGCGATCGGGTAGTTCGCGTACAGGCCCATGATGAGCGACGCCAGTGCCGCGACGAGGCAGGTCGCGACGAACACGGATTCCTTCGGCATGCCGGCGTCGCCGAGGATCGCGGGGTTGACGAAGATGATGTAAGCCATCGTCAGGAACGTGGTGACGCCCGCGAGTATTTCGGTGCGGAAGTCGGTGCCGGCTTCAGCGAAGCCGAAATACCGCTTGATGGATTCCATGAAGGCGTTTCTCCGGTCGGGTTGTCGTGTTGCTTGTTGTGCCGAATTGTTGTAAAGGCAGCGCGCGGCCGGCTTACTGTAACCAGCCACTATTGCCCGGCTATCGGCGGATTGTAATAGCGCGGATAGCTCGGACGATATAGTTGGAGGGCACGATCGAAAGATCGATCGGCTGCCTGCGCGCGAACGGTCTGGCAGCCCGGCCGCGCGGCGAAGGCGCGCATTTTACCGGTTCGGGCGGAACGGGCCGGAAGAAATGGCTGAAACGGGAGCGGGATGTGCGAACGACGCCGGCCGATGCGTGCGCAACGGCGTGCAGGGCGGAACGCGCGGCGTATCGCGCGGCGCGGGAGCGGGATGACATCCGACTGAAACGGAGCGCCGGCATGCTGGACGAACGCGGAGCATGCAGCGCGTGCGCGCAAGCGCACGTGCGCGGCCGGTACGGATGCCCGGCAGCGGCGTGCAGCGGCCATTCGTCAGTCCAGACGGTTGCAGATATCGGGCTATCCTGCGCCGAAGCCGTCCCGCCCGCAACTGTCATTTCGTGATGCGGGGGCGACTGTGGTTTCTGTGTAAAAGATTGCAAGACCCCATCGCATAAACCGGCAAGTCTTTCTAGGATAGATACACCGCGCATGCACACGCCGGCCGGTAATTGCCGACGCGGGGGAGTCGCAGTCCGTGCAGGCCGGGCGGTGTAGTGCGGTCAAGGCCGTTGCGTGTTCGGGCAGGCACGGCCGCTTGCGATTGCCCGATGCGGGTTCGTCCGTAATCACGGAGGTCAGCATGTTGAACTGGATCAGCCGTTGGGCGATGCGACACGCCCCCACGCCGGAAAAAACCGCTGCGTCGATGCTCGTGACGGCGCGCATGGAACTGTTCGCTGCCGAACAGCGCGTCATCGACGCGAAATTACAAGCGGATTACTGGCGCACACGTGTGTCATTCCTCGAAGAGGTGCAGAAGCAGGGCATCGATCCGTGG
This window of the Burkholderia lata genome carries:
- a CDS encoding serine protease — encoded protein: MDTRSGWGKARRLLAGAWLLAAGMSMADAVVRSDDDAIGQGAPGEVNIVAGDVTTGGIVVAPGRVATPCHRLAGRQAFDIASPDGHRHPARLVAGNQDRDICIVEATDLDVAAVPLTARSPESATTVYLAGARFGRRDPVALRACCHAWAADGGMHSGVLASPNPAAPRLPEPGAGVYDEQGNLIGMVGAHADNAASLYMVLPVEWIATVAAKMPAVDLPLQSTAWMSQARAYAVANDVDGLIRHDLAWTAARPQSAWAWNNLGNAYHMSRLPDRGALSLAAYRRSVENDPSYVFGWSSLGNTYAELGQMDRALDAFHAGMRADPSDAMLPMNLGIAYLRRGDKAAARPLFERGVHELSGSRQADAWSLLASTQPDAQATIGVLHDGLKAFPGDMRLWYALGRAQYDLGHLADAIASYQHALSAQKGSDPATTALIQGALTQAYALQGQSGNASTAMHSAVEAAPDNAEYWLRLGALYMTQSNYVDALSALDRSIKLNDGDVRAWRMHGVTLAQLGQHVQAVASFRRAVALDESLPAGWVVLAGELNQIGQPDEASTAAAHALKLDPSNRLAREAMGIAAIRGKRPDAAVGIFEDLNRAYPDDAQLMANLAVAYRRTGRADDAVQLYRRVKTLDPTLAQRLYDEELKGVATP
- a CDS encoding NCS2 family permease — translated: MESIKRYFGFAEAGTDFRTEILAGVTTFLTMAYIIFVNPAILGDAGMPKESVFVATCLVAALASLIMGLYANYPIACAPGMGLNAYFAYTVVKGMGFTWQAALGAVFISGCLFLLVTLFRVREAIVNGIPKSLRISITAGIGLFLGIISLKTSGVIVGNPATLVTLGDLHKHDTILAIVGFFTIVTLDHLRVRGAILIGIIGVTILSFFFGDNQFHGVFSAPPSIDATLFKLDIRAALSTGIINVILVFFLVELFDATGTLMGVANRAGLLVEGKMNRLNKALLADSTAIVAGSVLGTSSTTAYIESASGVQAGGRTGVTAITVAVLFLACLFIAPLAGVVPAYATAPALLYVSCLMLREMVEVPWDDATEAVPAALTALLMPFTYSIANGVAFGFIAYGGLKLLTGQARSVKPIVWLIAAVFLFRFFYLGSE